Proteins encoded in a region of the Streptomyces sp. PCS3-D2 genome:
- a CDS encoding MFS transporter: MASRAGTATGNPSKGRLVLTTLAAGQFLMALDSSVMNVSIATVAGDLGTTVTGIQGAITAYTLVMAMLMIPGGKVGVLIGRKRAFLIGCVIYGCGSLVTSVAPNLTVLLLGWSFLEGVGAALILPAIVALVAGNFPVERRPAAYGLVAAAGAIAIALGPLIGGIATSYFSWRWVFAGEVLMVIGILVLARPVVDAVSEERPRIDLVGVVLSALGLGTFVYGVLRSDEWGWFRPTDGGPGLFGISLTLWLMLLGLFLVWLFLRWEGRLVKRRQEPLVDPVMLQNKQLTGGLTMFFFQYLVMMGVFFVVPLYLSVALGLSALATGVRLLPLSLTLLAAATLIPRFLPDVSPRRVVRLGTLALLAGAVILLGALDTDAGAEVVTLPLLLIGFGMGALASQLGAVTVSAVPQAQSAEVGGVQNAVTNLGSSIGTALAGSIMIAALTSSFLTSVQESPAVPSTVKSQATVRLASGVPFLSDAQLQSALAEAGVSPEVADAAVAANEAARVDGLRAALSVLAFAALLALFFTQRIPTVQPSGAEPGAPPA, encoded by the coding sequence ATGGCATCCAGGGCAGGGACGGCGACAGGAAACCCGTCGAAGGGGCGACTCGTCCTGACGACACTGGCCGCGGGCCAGTTCCTGATGGCGCTGGACAGCTCCGTCATGAACGTCTCCATCGCCACGGTCGCCGGGGACCTCGGTACGACGGTGACCGGCATCCAGGGCGCCATCACGGCCTACACCCTCGTGATGGCCATGCTCATGATCCCCGGTGGCAAGGTCGGGGTGCTGATCGGCCGCAAACGCGCCTTCCTGATCGGCTGCGTCATCTACGGCTGCGGCTCACTCGTCACGTCCGTCGCACCGAACCTGACCGTGCTGCTGCTCGGCTGGTCCTTCCTGGAGGGCGTCGGGGCGGCGCTCATCCTGCCGGCGATCGTGGCGCTGGTCGCCGGGAACTTCCCCGTGGAACGCCGTCCCGCCGCCTACGGGCTCGTCGCGGCGGCCGGCGCCATCGCCATCGCGCTCGGTCCCCTGATCGGCGGGATCGCCACGAGCTACTTCTCCTGGCGGTGGGTCTTCGCCGGCGAGGTGCTCATGGTGATCGGCATCCTCGTGCTCGCCCGCCCCGTCGTGGACGCCGTGAGCGAGGAACGCCCGCGCATCGACCTCGTCGGGGTCGTCCTGTCGGCGCTGGGCCTCGGGACGTTCGTCTACGGGGTGCTCCGGTCGGACGAGTGGGGCTGGTTCCGGCCGACCGACGGCGGACCCGGGCTGTTCGGGATCTCCCTGACCCTGTGGCTCATGCTGCTGGGCCTGTTCCTGGTCTGGCTCTTCCTCCGCTGGGAGGGCCGTCTGGTCAAGCGGCGCCAGGAGCCGCTCGTCGACCCGGTCATGCTGCAGAACAAGCAGCTCACCGGCGGGCTGACCATGTTCTTCTTCCAGTACCTCGTGATGATGGGCGTCTTCTTCGTCGTCCCGCTCTACCTGTCCGTCGCGCTCGGCCTGTCAGCGCTGGCCACCGGCGTCCGGCTGCTGCCGCTGTCGCTCACCCTGCTGGCCGCGGCGACGCTGATCCCGCGCTTCCTCCCGGACGTCTCGCCGCGTCGCGTGGTCCGACTCGGGACCCTCGCCCTGCTCGCGGGCGCGGTGATCCTGCTCGGCGCGCTCGACACGGACGCCGGAGCGGAGGTGGTCACCCTCCCCCTGCTGCTGATCGGGTTCGGCATGGGCGCACTGGCCTCCCAGCTGGGCGCGGTCACCGTGTCCGCGGTGCCGCAGGCGCAGTCCGCCGAGGTCGGCGGCGTCCAGAACGCCGTCACCAACCTCGGCTCGTCGATCGGCACGGCACTCGCCGGATCCATCATGATCGCGGCGCTCACCTCCTCCTTCCTGACCAGCGTTCAGGAGAGCCCGGCCGTCCCGAGCACCGTCAAGAGCCAGGCGACCGTCCGGCTCGCGTCCGGCGTGCCGTTCCTGTCGGACGCCCAGTTGCAGAGCGCCCTCGCCGAAGCCGGGGTCAGCCCGGAGGTGGCCGACGCCGCGGTCGCGGCGAACGAGGCGGCCAGGGTCGACGGCCTGCGCGCGGCCCTCTCCGTCCTGGCCTTCGCCGCGCTCCTCGCACTCTTCTTCACCCAGCGCATCCCGACCGTGCAGCCCTCCGGGGCGGAGCCGGGCGCGCCGCCGGCGTGA
- a CDS encoding carboxymuconolactone decarboxylase family protein has translation MSTASDTPVLDTLAAMTGDSLERCGMDPSMLLLVRIAALAASDAPPISYVAHIDPALKAGLTAAQLQDVLVAIAPIVGTARVMTAAGNITRALGVAIAVAEAEAEAQMDGMG, from the coding sequence ATGTCCACTGCATCTGACACCCCGGTTCTGGACACCCTCGCCGCCATGACCGGCGATTCGCTGGAGCGCTGCGGGATGGACCCGAGCATGCTGCTCCTCGTCCGGATCGCGGCCCTCGCCGCCTCGGACGCTCCGCCGATCTCCTACGTCGCGCACATCGACCCCGCCCTCAAGGCCGGGCTGACGGCCGCGCAGTTGCAGGACGTCCTGGTCGCCATCGCCCCGATCGTCGGCACCGCCCGTGTGATGACGGCGGCGGGCAACATCACCAGGGCGCTCGGTGTGGCCATAGCCGTCGCCGAGGCGGAGGCCGAGGCGCAGATGGACGGTATGGGCTGA
- a CDS encoding MFS transporter: MTNEQRSPQVVAPAPAQPSQPHRYRWAVLAVVLAADVMDMLDATITSIAAPAIAAGLGGGPALSQWLQAAYTLPFAVLLITAGRLGDRYGRHRLFLIGTLGFTAASAVCSLATTPGWLIGGRVLQGALGALLLPQGFGILKETFEGAELGRALGFFGPVLGLCSVGGPVLGGMLVGADPLGTGWRAIFLVNLPVGLLTAAGAVRWIRRSPADPGLRMDVPGMLLTAAASAAVIFPLVQGAGYGWPWWCPGLMAAGAAGFVLFARLQPRRPSPLVLPSLLRNRGYTGGLLVVTAFYAAFSGLMLVLSLFLQGPLGLSPQGAGYAVAPLAAGIVLTAGPGQALAERSGRRAIQAGIVVTVCGLVLLAALAGPASWVTSGWRLLPATLVIGMGMGLVIPPLFDVVLVGVSEPETGSAAGVLNAVQQLANSVGVALLVTVWAACGDHGRTPGGALAGTAWAAAALLAVALLASYRLPARPAPHPRAAADH, from the coding sequence ATGACCAACGAACAACGTTCGCCGCAGGTTGTGGCGCCCGCCCCTGCCCAGCCGTCGCAGCCCCACCGCTATCGATGGGCAGTCCTCGCCGTCGTACTCGCCGCCGACGTGATGGACATGCTCGACGCGACCATCACGAGCATCGCCGCTCCTGCGATCGCCGCCGGTCTGGGCGGCGGGCCCGCGCTGAGCCAGTGGCTGCAAGCGGCCTACACCCTGCCGTTCGCGGTCCTGCTGATCACGGCGGGGCGGCTCGGAGACCGCTACGGGCGCCACCGCCTGTTCCTGATCGGCACGCTCGGCTTCACCGCGGCCTCGGCCGTGTGCTCCCTGGCCACCACGCCCGGCTGGCTCATCGGCGGGAGGGTGCTCCAGGGTGCCCTGGGCGCACTCCTCCTGCCTCAGGGCTTCGGCATCCTCAAGGAGACCTTCGAGGGGGCTGAACTGGGCCGGGCGCTCGGCTTCTTCGGGCCTGTCCTCGGGTTGTGCTCGGTCGGCGGACCGGTCCTGGGCGGCATGCTCGTCGGGGCGGACCCGCTCGGTACGGGCTGGCGGGCGATCTTCCTGGTGAACCTGCCGGTCGGACTCCTCACCGCAGCCGGCGCGGTGCGCTGGATCCGCCGGTCACCGGCCGACCCCGGGCTGCGCATGGACGTACCCGGGATGCTGCTCACCGCTGCGGCATCGGCCGCGGTGATCTTCCCGCTGGTGCAAGGGGCGGGGTACGGCTGGCCGTGGTGGTGTCCGGGGCTGATGGCCGCGGGTGCCGCGGGCTTCGTCCTCTTCGCCCGGCTCCAGCCTCGACGGCCCTCGCCGCTGGTCCTGCCCAGCCTGCTGCGCAACCGCGGCTACACCGGCGGCCTCCTGGTGGTCACCGCCTTCTACGCCGCCTTCAGCGGTCTCATGCTGGTGCTCTCGCTCTTCCTCCAGGGCCCCCTGGGGCTGTCCCCCCAAGGCGCCGGATACGCCGTCGCGCCGCTCGCCGCGGGCATCGTCCTCACCGCCGGCCCGGGCCAAGCCCTGGCGGAACGCAGCGGACGGCGGGCGATCCAGGCGGGCATCGTCGTGACCGTGTGCGGCCTGGTCCTGCTGGCTGCCCTTGCCGGGCCGGCCTCGTGGGTCACCAGCGGCTGGCGGCTGCTTCCGGCGACCCTGGTGATCGGCATGGGCATGGGCCTGGTGATCCCGCCGCTGTTCGACGTGGTTCTCGTCGGCGTCTCGGAGCCGGAGACCGGATCGGCCGCCGGTGTGCTCAACGCCGTGCAGCAGCTTGCCAACTCGGTCGGTGTCGCTCTGCTGGTCACGGTGTGGGCCGCCTGTGGTGACCACGGCCGCACACCGGGCGGGGCGCTGGCCGGGACCGCATGGGCGGCGGCCGCCCTCCTCGCGGTCGCGCTGCTCGCCTCCTACCGGCTCCCCGCCCGGCCCGCACCCCACCCGCGGGCAGCCGCAGACCACTGA
- the fabG gene encoding 3-oxoacyl-ACP reductase FabG: MSTTEQRVAIVTGAARGIGAATAVRLAAEGRAVAVLDLDEAACKDTVDAVTAAGGRALAVGCDVSDGAQVEAAVERVAAELGAPTILVNNAGVLRDNLLFKMSESDWDTVMNVHLRGAFLMSKACQKYMVEATFGRIVNLSSSSALGNRGQANYSAAKAGLQGFTKTLAIELGKFGVTANAVAPGFIVTEMTAQTAARVGMGFEDFQAAAATQIPVQRVGRPADIANAIAFFTGDAAGFVSGQVMYVAGGPLN; encoded by the coding sequence ATGTCCACCACCGAGCAGCGCGTCGCGATCGTGACCGGGGCGGCCCGGGGCATCGGCGCGGCCACCGCCGTGCGCCTGGCCGCCGAGGGGCGAGCCGTTGCCGTGCTCGACCTCGACGAGGCGGCCTGCAAGGACACCGTGGACGCTGTCACGGCGGCCGGCGGCCGGGCCCTGGCGGTCGGCTGCGACGTGTCGGACGGCGCACAGGTGGAGGCGGCGGTCGAGCGCGTGGCCGCCGAACTCGGCGCCCCCACCATCCTGGTCAACAACGCGGGCGTGCTGCGCGACAACCTGCTCTTCAAGATGAGCGAGTCCGACTGGGACACGGTCATGAACGTGCACCTGCGCGGCGCCTTCCTGATGTCGAAGGCCTGTCAGAAGTACATGGTGGAGGCCACGTTCGGCCGCATCGTGAACCTCTCCAGCAGCTCGGCGCTCGGCAACCGCGGCCAGGCCAACTACTCGGCCGCCAAGGCCGGTCTGCAGGGCTTCACCAAGACCCTGGCCATCGAGCTCGGCAAGTTCGGCGTCACCGCCAACGCCGTGGCCCCCGGCTTCATCGTCACCGAGATGACCGCCCAGACGGCCGCCCGCGTCGGCATGGGCTTCGAGGACTTCCAGGCCGCCGCGGCCACCCAGATCCCCGTCCAGCGGGTCGGCCGTCCGGCAGACATCGCCAACGCCATCGCCTTCTTCACCGGCGACGCCGCCGGCTTCGTCTCCGGCCAGGTCATGTACGTGGCCGGCGGCCCCCTCAACTGA
- a CDS encoding cysteine hydrolase, whose product MPDLDPATTALLTVECQNGVVGEGSALPELAREARDSGMLERVAALVDAARGAGVQVLHAIAERRPDGRGASANARLFRAAGRLPVRQLTGSRAVEVAAPIAVAERDLVVRRLHGLSPMAGTDLDALLRNLGVRTLVVTGVSSNIAVPNTVFDAVNLGYRVVVPADAIAGVPASCTAEVIRNSLALVADITTTEALLGEWAPASRS is encoded by the coding sequence ATGCCGGATCTCGATCCCGCCACGACCGCGCTGCTCACCGTCGAGTGTCAGAACGGCGTCGTGGGTGAAGGGAGCGCGCTGCCCGAACTCGCCAGGGAGGCCCGGGACTCCGGGATGCTGGAGCGGGTGGCCGCACTGGTCGACGCCGCGCGCGGGGCGGGCGTGCAGGTGCTGCACGCGATCGCCGAACGGCGGCCGGACGGGCGGGGGGCCAGTGCCAACGCGCGGCTCTTCCGGGCTGCCGGAAGGCTGCCCGTGCGGCAGTTGACCGGGAGTCGTGCGGTGGAGGTGGCCGCGCCCATCGCGGTGGCCGAGCGGGACCTCGTGGTGCGGCGGCTGCACGGGCTCTCGCCCATGGCCGGTACGGACCTGGACGCGCTCCTGCGCAATCTCGGGGTCCGCACCCTCGTCGTGACCGGGGTCTCCTCCAACATCGCCGTTCCGAACACGGTCTTCGACGCCGTGAACCTCGGCTACCGGGTCGTGGTCCCGGCCGACGCCATCGCCGGCGTGCCCGCTTCCTGCACCGCCGAGGTGATCCGCAACTCGCTCGCGCTGGTGGCGGACATCACCACGACCGAGGCCCTGCTGGGCGAATGGGCCCCCGCGAGCCGCTCCTGA
- a CDS encoding DUF3037 domain-containing protein, whose amino-acid sequence MTERDVFEYALVRVVPRMERGECFNAGVIVYCRAHSYVAARTHLDEAKLLALDPAADVAGVRAALRGVEGVCGGGEAAGQAAGDDAGRRFRWLIAPRSTVVQPGPVHTGLTADPAAEVERLLDLLVR is encoded by the coding sequence GTGACCGAGCGGGACGTGTTCGAGTACGCGCTGGTGCGTGTGGTGCCCCGGATGGAACGCGGCGAGTGTTTCAACGCAGGCGTGATCGTCTACTGCCGGGCGCATTCCTACGTCGCCGCGCGCACCCACCTCGACGAGGCGAAGCTCCTCGCGCTGGACCCGGCGGCGGACGTGGCCGGCGTACGGGCCGCCCTGCGCGGGGTCGAGGGCGTGTGCGGCGGCGGCGAGGCGGCGGGGCAGGCGGCGGGTGACGACGCGGGACGCCGGTTCCGCTGGTTGATCGCCCCACGCAGCACCGTGGTGCAGCCGGGGCCGGTGCACACCGGCCTGACGGCCGATCCGGCGGCGGAGGTGGAGCGGTTGCTGGACCTCCTGGTGCGGTAG
- a CDS encoding SDR family oxidoreductase — protein sequence MAYSGTDSGKVALITGASRGIGYGIAEALVARGDRLCITGRNEEALKEAVERLGADRVIGVAGKAHDEAHQALAVERTMEAFGRVDFLVNNAGTNPVFGPIADLDLGVARKVFETNVISALGFAQRTWHAWQKENGGAIVNIASIAGVSASPFIGAYGISKAAMINLTLQLAHEMAPGVRVNAIAPAVVKTKFAQALYEGREQEAAAAYPLGRLGLPEDIGGAAAFLTSAQAEWITGQTLVVDGGMFLNSGVH from the coding sequence ATGGCGTACAGCGGCACGGACAGCGGCAAGGTCGCACTGATCACCGGAGCGAGCCGGGGCATCGGCTACGGCATCGCGGAGGCGCTGGTCGCCCGGGGCGACCGGCTCTGCATCACCGGGCGCAACGAGGAGGCCCTCAAGGAGGCCGTGGAGCGCCTCGGCGCGGACCGGGTGATCGGGGTGGCCGGGAAGGCGCACGACGAGGCCCACCAGGCCCTTGCCGTCGAGCGCACGATGGAGGCCTTCGGCCGGGTCGACTTCCTGGTGAACAACGCGGGCACCAATCCCGTCTTCGGCCCGATCGCGGACCTCGACCTCGGGGTCGCACGGAAGGTCTTCGAGACCAACGTGATCTCCGCGCTCGGATTCGCCCAGCGGACCTGGCACGCCTGGCAGAAGGAGAACGGCGGGGCGATCGTGAACATCGCGTCGATCGCGGGCGTGTCCGCCTCGCCCTTCATCGGCGCGTACGGGATCAGCAAGGCGGCCATGATCAACCTGACCCTCCAGCTCGCCCACGAGATGGCCCCCGGGGTCCGGGTCAACGCGATCGCTCCGGCGGTGGTCAAGACCAAGTTCGCGCAGGCGCTCTACGAGGGCCGGGAGCAGGAGGCCGCCGCGGCCTATCCGCTCGGCCGGCTCGGGCTCCCGGAGGACATCGGAGGGGCCGCGGCTTTTCTTACATCTGCACAAGCGGAATGGATCACGGGGCAAACTCTGGTCGTCGACGGTGGGATGTTCCTCAATTCCGGGGTGCACTGA
- a CDS encoding NADPH-dependent F420 reductase produces the protein MNVGIIGAGRLGSALAGVLTRAGHQVMLAGSRTPEKLTALVDELGDNATAGTAQEAADFGDVVVLAVQWDQKESAAASVASWRGRTVLVPLNPLRETAGGLEIVDTGGRPPTEVVASLVPGALVVKGFNTYLAQVLTEDPAVKGGRRIVLLAGDDAGAKRRVADLADSAGFQAVDTGSLAQGAPLFDSGGPLNGLDRDLVAL, from the coding sequence ATGAACGTCGGAATCATTGGCGCCGGTCGTCTCGGCTCTGCTCTGGCCGGGGTGCTCACCCGCGCGGGGCACCAGGTCATGCTGGCCGGCTCGCGCACTCCGGAGAAACTGACCGCGCTCGTCGACGAGCTCGGCGACAACGCCACCGCCGGAACAGCCCAGGAGGCCGCCGACTTCGGCGATGTCGTCGTCCTGGCCGTCCAGTGGGACCAGAAGGAGAGCGCGGCGGCCTCGGTCGCCTCCTGGCGGGGGCGGACCGTGCTGGTACCGCTCAACCCGCTCCGGGAGACCGCCGGCGGACTGGAGATCGTCGACACCGGGGGCCGCCCGCCCACCGAGGTCGTCGCCTCGCTCGTCCCCGGCGCCCTCGTGGTCAAAGGCTTCAACACCTACCTGGCGCAGGTCCTCACCGAGGATCCCGCCGTCAAGGGCGGCCGGCGCATCGTCCTGCTCGCGGGGGACGACGCCGGCGCCAAGCGCAGGGTCGCCGATCTCGCCGACAGCGCCGGCTTCCAGGCCGTCGACACCGGAAGCCTTGCCCAGGGAGCCCCGCTGTTCGACAGCGGCGGTCCGCTCAACGGCCTGGACCGGGACCTCGTAGCCCTCTGA
- a CDS encoding subtilase-type protease inhibitor, with the protein MRYRRSAAVSAAALLCLAGAAGIAQAQPESLYAPSALVLSVAQGDGVTASTVVRATTVSCAPGAQGTHPDPEAACAALRSTGGTFEPLLSTPDEDRACPMHYAPVTVSAVGVWEGRRVAWDHTFANSCTMAATLNDGAVFAF; encoded by the coding sequence GTGCGTTACCGTCGCTCCGCCGCCGTCTCCGCCGCCGCGCTCCTCTGTCTGGCCGGTGCCGCCGGCATCGCGCAGGCTCAGCCCGAGAGCCTGTACGCCCCCTCCGCCCTGGTCCTCAGCGTCGCCCAGGGGGACGGTGTCACCGCGTCCACCGTCGTCCGCGCCACCACGGTCAGCTGCGCCCCCGGTGCCCAGGGGACGCACCCCGACCCCGAAGCCGCGTGCGCGGCCCTCAGGTCCACCGGCGGCACCTTCGAGCCGCTGCTGTCCACGCCGGACGAGGACCGGGCGTGCCCGATGCACTACGCCCCCGTCACCGTGTCCGCGGTCGGTGTGTGGGAGGGCCGCCGCGTGGCCTGGGACCACACTTTCGCCAACTCCTGCACCATGGCGGCGACCCTGAACGACGGCGCGGTCTTCGCCTTCTGA
- a CDS encoding TetR/AcrR family transcriptional regulator has protein sequence MSSPARGTRSLPAKPALSEQSVVRAGLEVLREEGLTSVTMRRVAARLDTGPASLYVYVTGREELLRLMFDAVVATVPLPEAPAPAARGSEAPSSGGSVAGAGWREALAATIAGAVRALSEYPGLARVSLGHIPTSPAWLDLFDRVLGLLLAGGVERQRAAWGCDLIALYIGAASYEVELPTPPASSGSDGQAGSAPDPAAGGRLQQALDHRHAAADIDAALDALDPVRHPHLAASAGQLRSGTAEERLDLGVRVLIEGLAPRAHIDSDRLGDDRTAQPGTG, from the coding sequence ATGAGTTCTCCGGCACGTGGCACCCGTTCCCTTCCCGCCAAGCCAGCGCTCAGCGAGCAGTCCGTGGTACGGGCGGGACTGGAAGTCCTGCGCGAGGAGGGACTGACATCGGTCACGATGCGCCGGGTGGCGGCGCGACTCGACACCGGACCCGCTTCGCTGTACGTGTACGTGACCGGGCGGGAGGAACTGCTGCGGCTCATGTTCGATGCCGTGGTCGCCACCGTCCCCCTGCCCGAGGCCCCCGCCCCCGCGGCCAGGGGGAGCGAAGCTCCCTCCTCCGGCGGCTCGGTGGCCGGCGCGGGCTGGCGGGAGGCGCTGGCGGCGACCATCGCCGGGGCGGTGCGCGCCTTGAGCGAGTACCCCGGGCTCGCCCGGGTCTCCCTGGGGCACATTCCCACCAGCCCCGCCTGGCTCGACCTCTTCGATCGCGTGCTGGGGCTGTTGCTGGCCGGCGGAGTGGAGCGGCAGCGGGCCGCCTGGGGCTGCGATCTCATCGCGTTGTACATCGGTGCGGCTTCCTACGAGGTCGAGCTTCCGACGCCGCCAGCGAGTTCCGGATCCGATGGACAGGCCGGGTCCGCCCCCGACCCGGCCGCGGGGGGCCGTCTGCAGCAGGCGTTGGATCACCGGCATGCCGCCGCGGACATCGACGCGGCGCTGGACGCACTGGATCCCGTGCGTCATCCCCACCTCGCCGCGTCGGCGGGCCAGCTCCGCTCGGGCACTGCCGAAGAGCGGCTCGATCTGGGGGTGCGGGTCCTCATCGAGGGGCTCGCACCACGCGCGCACATCGACTCCGACCGCCTCGGGGACGACCGCACCGCGCAGCCGGGGACCGGCTGA
- a CDS encoding DUF2252 domain-containing protein produces MSRNAITAMRAVPGATPEERSAMGRDARRRCPRSGHAVYQPRRDRPDPLAILEAQSATRVPELVPIRYARMTESPFRFYRGAAAIMASDLAGSPDSGISVQLCGDAHLLNFRLLASPERRLMFDINDFDETLPGPWEWDVKRLSASLVIAARANGFDEAERARIVNSAVRSYREAMSGFAGMGNLGVWYSKIDAEGLQALVDEQLDKRGRKKLATAMGKARSRDNLQVFDKLTEVVDGRPRIAADPPLLVPLADLLPDSERDELVDRLGRLVGQYGHTLESNRRALLEDYSLVDVARKVVGVGSVGTRCWILLLLGRDGRDPLFLQAKEADTSVLADHVGASLYRNQGERVVSGQRLMQAASDIFLGWERVDGIDGGKRDFYVRQLRDWKGIAMPETMSPAQLETFGNACGMTLARAHARSGDRVAIAAYLGRGDVFDRALAEFAEAYADQNERDHQALVDAVRAGRLPAEVLPAA; encoded by the coding sequence ATGTCCCGGAACGCGATCACCGCGATGCGCGCGGTGCCCGGTGCCACGCCCGAGGAGCGCAGCGCGATGGGCAGGGACGCCCGTCGCCGCTGCCCCCGGTCGGGGCACGCCGTGTACCAGCCGCGTCGGGACCGGCCCGACCCCTTGGCCATCCTGGAGGCGCAGTCCGCGACGCGGGTGCCGGAGCTGGTCCCGATCCGCTACGCCCGGATGACGGAGTCGCCGTTCCGTTTCTACCGGGGAGCCGCCGCCATCATGGCGTCCGACCTGGCCGGCAGCCCGGACTCGGGCATCTCGGTGCAGCTCTGCGGGGACGCGCACCTGCTGAACTTCCGGCTGCTGGCCTCCCCGGAGCGGCGGCTGATGTTCGACATCAACGACTTCGACGAGACGCTGCCCGGCCCTTGGGAGTGGGACGTCAAGCGGCTTTCCGCGAGTCTTGTCATCGCCGCCCGGGCGAACGGCTTCGACGAGGCCGAGCGCGCCCGCATCGTGAACTCCGCGGTGCGCTCGTACCGCGAGGCCATGTCCGGCTTCGCCGGGATGGGCAATCTCGGCGTCTGGTACTCGAAGATCGACGCGGAGGGTCTTCAGGCCCTCGTCGACGAACAGCTCGACAAGCGGGGCCGCAAGAAGCTGGCCACGGCGATGGGGAAGGCACGGTCGCGGGACAACCTGCAGGTCTTCGACAAGCTCACCGAGGTGGTCGACGGCCGGCCGAGGATCGCGGCGGACCCCCCGCTGTTGGTGCCGCTCGCCGACCTGCTGCCGGATTCCGAGCGGGACGAGCTCGTGGACCGGCTGGGCCGGCTGGTCGGCCAGTACGGCCACACGCTGGAGAGCAACCGGCGGGCGCTGTTGGAGGACTACAGCCTGGTGGACGTCGCCCGCAAGGTGGTCGGCGTCGGTAGCGTCGGCACCCGGTGCTGGATCCTGCTCCTGCTCGGCAGGGACGGTCGCGACCCGCTGTTCCTCCAGGCCAAGGAGGCCGACACCTCCGTGCTCGCCGACCACGTCGGTGCCAGCCTGTACCGGAACCAGGGGGAACGCGTGGTCTCGGGGCAGCGCTTGATGCAGGCGGCGAGCGACATCTTCCTGGGATGGGAGCGGGTGGACGGGATCGACGGCGGGAAACGGGACTTCTACGTGCGACAACTGCGCGACTGGAAGGGCATCGCGATGCCGGAGACGATGTCGCCCGCGCAGTTGGAGACCTTCGGAAACGCCTGCGGGATGACCCTGGCGCGCGCCCACGCGCGGTCCGGCGACCGGGTGGCGATCGCCGCGTACCTGGGCCGGGGCGATGTCTTCGACCGGGCGCTCGCCGAGTTCGCCGAGGCGTACGCCGACCAGAACGAGCGTGATCACCAGGCCCTGGTCGACGCGGTGCGGGCGGGCCGCCTGCCCGCCGAGGTGCTCCCGGCCGCCTGA
- a CDS encoding HipA family kinase — protein sequence MLKEVVATRYVTPLREGGSLPGIVEADDLGTYVMKFTGAGQGRKTLVAEVICGRLAQRLGLRVPTLVRMQLDPVIGLAEPDQEVQELLKASGGLNLGMDYLPGSIGFDPLAYRVDPAEAGRVIWFDALINNVDRSWRNPNMLVWHGDLWLIDHGATMIWHHNWPTARAAAAKPYNASDHVLAPVGPDIGAAAAALAPLVTEELLTEVTAEVPDEWLVDEPGFDSTDALRRAYVEALLPRAATIHERISLEAEVKAPTGPPGWLTDHLPEWPHKTHQKKSGDE from the coding sequence GTGCTGAAAGAGGTCGTAGCGACCCGCTATGTCACGCCTTTGCGTGAGGGGGGCTCGCTCCCGGGAATCGTCGAGGCCGACGACCTCGGTACCTACGTCATGAAGTTCACCGGAGCCGGCCAGGGCCGCAAAACCCTGGTCGCCGAGGTCATCTGCGGCCGCCTGGCCCAGCGGCTGGGGCTGAGGGTCCCCACGCTGGTGCGGATGCAGCTCGACCCCGTGATCGGGCTCGCCGAACCCGACCAGGAGGTCCAGGAGCTGCTCAAGGCCAGCGGCGGCCTCAACCTCGGCATGGACTACCTGCCGGGCTCCATCGGCTTCGACCCGCTGGCCTACCGCGTGGACCCCGCCGAGGCGGGCCGCGTGATCTGGTTCGACGCCCTGATCAACAACGTCGACCGGTCCTGGCGCAACCCGAACATGCTGGTCTGGCACGGGGATCTGTGGCTCATCGACCACGGCGCCACCATGATCTGGCACCACAACTGGCCCACGGCCCGGGCCGCCGCCGCCAAGCCTTACAACGCCTCCGACCACGTATTGGCCCCCGTGGGCCCGGACATCGGGGCCGCGGCTGCCGCGCTCGCGCCGCTCGTCACCGAGGAACTGCTCACCGAGGTCACCGCCGAGGTGCCGGACGAGTGGCTGGTCGACGAGCCGGGATTCGACTCCACCGACGCGCTGCGCCGCGCCTACGTGGAGGCGTTGCTGCCGCGCGCGGCCACGATCCACGAGAGGATCTCGCTGGAGGCCGAGGTGAAGGCGCCGACCGGGCCTCCCGGCTGGCTCACCGACCACCTGCCGGAATGGCCCCACAAGACCCACCAGAAGAAGAGCGGCGACGAGTGA